A region from the Alkalispirochaeta americana genome encodes:
- the pflA gene encoding pyruvate formate-lyase-activating protein, whose product MGGTIIGGGLSGATPEAGQTIRIHSVETFGTVDGPGIRYVVFLQGCPLRCAYCHNRDTWDQGGGTVTGVTDLAIDIERYTGFLRPSGGGVTATGGEPLLQAGAVKDLFSLVRTMNLTTALDTSGYVTVTPLVRKVLELTDLVILDLKQGNDRAHQELTGVSSRKIRAFAETVSHLGKPLWIRHVVVPGHTTRPADVENLATFVSRLAGVQRVELLPYHELGKHKWEALGETYPLNGVPPPSKDEMKKVASIFLDKNLPLHYPDKLHTESS is encoded by the coding sequence ATGGGGGGAACAATAATCGGGGGAGGCCTCTCCGGGGCCACCCCCGAAGCAGGCCAAACGATTCGAATCCATTCCGTGGAGACCTTCGGCACCGTCGATGGACCCGGGATCCGCTACGTTGTCTTCCTGCAGGGATGCCCCCTGCGGTGCGCCTACTGCCATAACCGCGACACCTGGGATCAAGGGGGCGGAACGGTTACGGGCGTCACCGACCTGGCCATCGACATCGAGCGCTATACAGGATTCCTGCGCCCCTCCGGTGGCGGCGTCACTGCCACGGGTGGAGAGCCCCTGCTTCAGGCCGGCGCAGTGAAAGATCTTTTCTCTCTGGTACGCACCATGAATCTGACCACCGCGCTGGATACCTCGGGATATGTAACGGTCACCCCTCTTGTCAGGAAGGTTCTGGAACTTACCGATCTGGTTATCCTTGACCTGAAACAGGGGAACGACAGAGCTCATCAAGAGCTTACGGGGGTGTCCTCCAGGAAGATCAGAGCTTTCGCCGAGACAGTTTCCCATTTGGGAAAACCCCTATGGATACGGCACGTTGTTGTCCCGGGGCACACCACCCGGCCAGCTGACGTGGAGAACCTGGCGACCTTCGTATCCAGGCTCGCAGGGGTTCAACGGGTCGAACTACTGCCGTACCACGAGCTGGGGAAACATAAGTGGGAGGCTCTGGGAGAGACCTACCCGCTGAACGGTGTACCACCTCCGTCAAAAGATGAGATGAAGAAGGTTGCCTCGATCTTTCTCGACAAAAATCTTCCCCTTCATTATCCTGACAAGCTGCACACAGAGTCCTCGTGA